One region of Armigeres subalbatus isolate Guangzhou_Male chromosome 3, GZ_Asu_2, whole genome shotgun sequence genomic DNA includes:
- the LOC134226585 gene encoding uncharacterized protein LOC134226585, which translates to MCCIFQGVFKIFSDAFRCCCDCTKKIVCCCCSCALQSLCCIIFVVLIIALAIGLGIYFGIFHNSDEPAGNTTTTTITPSKLLATLLPQLDDSNPANFE; encoded by the exons ATGTGTTGCATATTTCAAGGAGTGTTCAAGATTTTCTCGGATGCTTTCAG ATGTTGTTGTGATTGCACGAAGAAAATCGTTTGCtg TTGTTGTTCCTGTGCCCTCCAAAGTTTATGCTGCATTATATTCGTCGTGTTAATTATTGCGTTAGCTATCGGGCTTGGAATATATTTCGGAATCTTCCATAATAGTGATGAGCCTGCCGGAAATACGACCACAACAACCATAACGCCCAGTAAGCTTTTAGCGACCTTGCTTCCACAATTAGACGATTCGAATCCCGCTAATTTCGAGTAA